The region TGGAGAGACAACGGTTTTGTCTGTGTCAACTGTGGAGATGGGGATAAAAAACTGGACCTTTCCATATCTATCCTGTGGATATTCAGCCCTCAGAGTGCCATAAGAGGAAAGAAACTCTCCTTAGAGGCCAGAAACTCTATTTTATCGGTGAAGCCTCTTTTAGTTGAAAATTTTAAGCTTCTGTCTTAGAAAATTAATAATATAAGGATGTGATCCCTTTGAACCTTCAGGAGATTATCTTTCGGCTCGAACGTTTTTGGTCCGACCGTGGATGTGTGATACAGCAGCCCTACGATACAGAGGTAGGAGCGGGAACGATGAACCCTGCGACATCTCTAAGGGTAATCGGACCAGAGCCCTGGAAGGTCGCCTACGTGGAGCCGTCCAGAAGGCCAGCCGACGGTAGATACGGGGAGAATCCCAACAGGCTTCAGCATTACTATCAATATCAGGTAATACTCAAGCCAGCTCCTGACGACGTTCAGGAGCTATACCTGGACAGTCTCGCCGCTTTGGGGATCGATTCGTCGGAGCACGATATACGATTCGTCGAGGACGACTGGGAGTCTCCTACCGTAGGAGCCTGGGGGCTAGGTTGGGAAGTGTGGCTAGATGGAATGGAGATAACCCAGTTTACCTACTTCCAGCAGGTTGGGGGAGTGGATATGGCCTTGGTTCCCGCTGAGCTTACCTACGGTATCGAGAGAATAGCCATGTTCGTCCAGAAAGTGGATAACGTATATGACCTCCAATGGAACGATACCCTTACCTACGGCGATGTCCATCATAAAGGGGAGGTAGAGAACTCCACCTACAACTTCGAGGTTTCCAACCCCGATATGCTTTTTAAGCTTTTCGATATGTACGAAGCCGAATCCCGTCAGATAGCGGAAAAAGGGCTGGTCCTTCCCGCCTGGGATTATGCTCTTAAATGTTCTCATACATTTAACCTTCTGGACGCCAGAAACGCCATAAGCGTCACCCAGAGGACCGGCTATATCGGCAGGATAAGGGCTTTAGCCAGTATGTGTTGCGAAAAATACGGTGCTCAGAGAAAAGAAATGGGCTATCCGATGAAGAAAAAGCTCGTCTAGGAGGGGATTTTTATGGACACGAATAACCTTGTACTGGAGATAGGGACGGAGGAGATCCCCTCCCGCTTTATGACCAAAGCCCTGGAGGACCTCGTCCTCGCCGGTGAGGCGGAGTTTAAAGAGAGCAGAATAGATCACGGTGCCATAAAGACCTATGGAACTCCTAGAAGACTGGTTTTATCCGTAAAAGGCCTATCCGACAGGCAGAGCGATCTTATGGAATCCTTTAAGGGTCCGGCTTGGTCCAACGCCTTTGACGGAAGCGGTAATCCGACCAGAGCAGCTCAGGGATTCGCAAAAAGCAAAGGTATAGAGGTAAACGACCTTGAGAAGAGAGACGTCGATGGAGTTCCCTACGTCTTCGCCGTGGTCAGCGAAAAAGGTGCTCCTTCCTCGGAGCTCTTACCGGATATTATGTGCAGGATAATCAGCAGGCTTTCATTTCCGAAAAGCATGTACTGGAAGAAAAGTACCGTCAGGTTTGCGAGGCCCATCAGGTGGATACTCTGTCTCCTAGGTTCAAAGGTAGTCCCCTTCGAGCTAAACGGCATACCCAGCGGGAACACCACCAGAGGGCACCGTTTTATGGGAGCCTCTTCTATCGTCGTCGACAAAGAGTCGTCCTACATGGAGAGGCTCTACGATAATTACGTCATAGTCGATCAGGAAAAAAGAAAGGAGAAAATGCTTTCCTCTATAACCGTTTTGGAAAAAGAGATCGGAGGATCTATAGACAGGGATCCAGATCTGATAGAGGAAAACCTTTTCCTGGTGGAATATCCTCTGCCTTTCTACGGTAGCTTCGACAAAAAATACCTAGAGCTACCGGAAGAGGTGCTGGTTACCACGATGAAGCACCATCAGAAATACTTCCCCGTCAGAGATAGGTCGGGAAAACTGATGCCCTACTTCGTCGGGGTGAGCAACAACAGGGCCATCTCTATGGACATAATAAGAGAGGGAAACCAGAGGGTACTTAGGGCAAGGCTGGAGGACGCCTCTTTCTTCTGGAAAGAGGATAGAAAGGTATCTCTGGCCGAAAGGGTCGATGGCCTTAAAAAAGTGGTCTACCAGGAAAAACTTGGGTCGGTATACGAAAAAGTGACAAAAGTAACCGAGCTTTCGAGGTTTATATGCGACAGCTTAGGAGACTCTGGGATAATTGGTTTAGTCGACAGAGCCGCCTCTATCGCCAAATCGGACCTTCTCACCAATATGGTAGGGGAATTCCCCGAGCTTCAGGGCGTGATGGGGAGGGAATACGCTCTCAAAGACGGCGAGGACAGCAGGGTAGCCCTGGCTATGTACGAGCAGTACCTTCCGAGATTCGCAGGAGATTCCCTTCCATCCGACGTTATAGGTGCCTACATAGGCCTAGGGGAAAGGATCTTCAACCTGGTAGGGGCCTATAAAACCGGTTTTCGTCCATCGGGATCCCAGGATCCCTACGGTCTGAGGCGAGCGGTGAGATGCATAAACGAGATAATATGGGGCATGGACCTGAACCTAGACCTTGATGAGACGATCGATAAAGCAGGAAAGATCGTCGACCTTGATGCCGACGGCATGGCCGAACTGATCGCCTTTGGAAGACAGAGAACCCTTATTCAGCTGAAGGAAAAGGGATTCTCCCACGAGTTGAGCGAATTATCGGTGGCTGTTGCAGGTGAAAAGCCCCTTCAGGCTTTGAGGTATCTCAAGGCACTGGACTCGGTAAGAGGAGAGGAGTGGTTCTCCAACCTCATAACCTCCGCTGTAAGGGTCGGTAATATCCTATCTAAAAACGGCGACGACAGGGCACCCTCGGTGGACAGCTCCCTTTTATGCCTCGAACAGGAGAAGGAACTTTTTAACCAGATGGAGCTGAGATCTCCAAAAGTGGCCTCTACCATAGAGAACAACGATTGGGACGGCCTTATGGAGGTCCTTTATGGCTTGTCTCCTGCGGTTTCCGATTTCTTCGAGGGAGTTATGGTAATGGATAAAGACGATAAGGTCAGGGGAAATCGACTCGCACTGCTTGCGGAGTGCGATTCCCTTTTTAAAAAGATCGGCGATATCAGTCGACTAAAAGGATGATCAAGGGAGGGGATCCCATGGGGAGGCCCATAGCACTCATATCCGATTCAACTGGAGAGACAGCGGAGTACCTGGTTCAGGCTGTACTCACCCAATTCCAAGGACTTGACGTCTCTTTTTTAAGGTTCCGATTCGTGGACTCGGTGGAGAAAATAGGACCTATACTCGAGGAATCCAAGGCCAATAATGCCTTGATAGTGGCGACTTTAGTGGCAGATGAGGTCAGAATTTCCCTCATGGAACAGGCCGCCAATATGGGCCTTGAGGCGGTAGATCTCCTAGGGCCTCTTCAGATCTCTCTCTCCAGTTGGAGTGGCATGAACCCCTTGCAGATGCCCGGACTTCTTCGGAGAATGGACGATAAATATTTTCAAAGGGTAAAAGCTATCGAGTTCTCCATCAAGTGCGATGACGGAAAGAGTCAGAACCTTCTTCCGACGGCGGATCTGGTGATACTGGGAGTGTCTCGATCGGGAAAGACCCCTCTGTCCATGTTTTTGGCCAATAAAGGGTATAAAGTGGCCAACCTCCCTCTGGTGCCCGAGGTCGCACCTCAGGACCATCTATGGAAGGTCGATTCTGGCAGGTGTGTAGGTTTGCTCATAAGCCCGGAAAAACTTATGAGAATAAGAAAGGACAGGCTGAAGATTATGGGCCTTGACCCGGATACCTCCGTCTACGCCCAGGAGAAAAGGGTTCTCTTTGAACTCAACTACGCCAAAGAGATAATGGTTAAGGTCAGTTGCAAAGCCTACGATACCACCGATAGGTCTATTGAAGAGATATCCCAAAACATACTGGATGATATGAAAATAGGCAAAAGACTG is a window of Dethiosulfovibrio salsuginis DNA encoding:
- a CDS encoding glycine--tRNA ligase subunit alpha → MNLQEIIFRLERFWSDRGCVIQQPYDTEVGAGTMNPATSLRVIGPEPWKVAYVEPSRRPADGRYGENPNRLQHYYQYQVILKPAPDDVQELYLDSLAALGIDSSEHDIRFVEDDWESPTVGAWGLGWEVWLDGMEITQFTYFQQVGGVDMALVPAELTYGIERIAMFVQKVDNVYDLQWNDTLTYGDVHHKGEVENSTYNFEVSNPDMLFKLFDMYEAESRQIAEKGLVLPAWDYALKCSHTFNLLDARNAISVTQRTGYIGRIRALASMCCEKYGAQRKEMGYPMKKKLV
- the glyS gene encoding glycine--tRNA ligase subunit beta; this translates as MDTNNLVLEIGTEEIPSRFMTKALEDLVLAGEAEFKESRIDHGAIKTYGTPRRLVLSVKGLSDRQSDLMESFKGPAWSNAFDGSGNPTRAAQGFAKSKGIEVNDLEKRDVDGVPYVFAVVSEKGAPSSELLPDIMCRIISRLSFPKSMYWKKSTVRFARPIRWILCLLGSKVVPFELNGIPSGNTTRGHRFMGASSIVVDKESSYMERLYDNYVIVDQEKRKEKMLSSITVLEKEIGGSIDRDPDLIEENLFLVEYPLPFYGSFDKKYLELPEEVLVTTMKHHQKYFPVRDRSGKLMPYFVGVSNNRAISMDIIREGNQRVLRARLEDASFFWKEDRKVSLAERVDGLKKVVYQEKLGSVYEKVTKVTELSRFICDSLGDSGIIGLVDRAASIAKSDLLTNMVGEFPELQGVMGREYALKDGEDSRVALAMYEQYLPRFAGDSLPSDVIGAYIGLGERIFNLVGAYKTGFRPSGSQDPYGLRRAVRCINEIIWGMDLNLDLDETIDKAGKIVDLDADGMAELIAFGRQRTLIQLKEKGFSHELSELSVAVAGEKPLQALRYLKALDSVRGEEWFSNLITSAVRVGNILSKNGDDRAPSVDSSLLCLEQEKELFNQMELRSPKVASTIENNDWDGLMEVLYGLSPAVSDFFEGVMVMDKDDKVRGNRLALLAECDSLFKKIGDISRLKG
- a CDS encoding pyruvate, water dikinase regulatory protein produces the protein MGRPIALISDSTGETAEYLVQAVLTQFQGLDVSFLRFRFVDSVEKIGPILEESKANNALIVATLVADEVRISLMEQAANMGLEAVDLLGPLQISLSSWSGMNPLQMPGLLRRMDDKYFQRVKAIEFSIKCDDGKSQNLLPTADLVILGVSRSGKTPLSMFLANKGYKVANLPLVPEVAPQDHLWKVDSGRCVGLLISPEKLMRIRKDRLKIMGLDPDTSVYAQEKRVLFELNYAKEIMVKVSCKAYDTTDRSIEEISQNILDDMKIGKRL